In one window of Fragaria vesca subsp. vesca unplaced genomic scaffold, FraVesHawaii_1.0 scf0513155, whole genome shotgun sequence DNA:
- the LOC101292081 gene encoding uncharacterized protein LOC101292081: MANGIAESFNNWIVAERSLTPFAMLDQTRMKEMKMMSERSVESKSWTTKLTPKMEKRLKEQLDRSRVFRVIASHENVYEVRNDKYSYSVDLSTRTCSCVKWQINCFPSAHALAAIQGARLDVYDLIDPYFTAEYYRMCYSFPIAPLSNVDASCSSTEDFILPPVTKRPAGRPKLKRIASAGEKKLIRYGRCNKMGHHNKKSCTEPLNMLL, encoded by the coding sequence ATGGCAAATGGTATTGCTGAATCCTTTAATAACTGGATTGTTGCTGAGCGTTCATTGACCCCTTTCGCTATGTTAGatcaaacaagaatgaaagaaatgaagatgatgtcaGAAAGGAGTGTTGAGTCGAAATCTTGGACTACCAAGCTTACtcctaaaatggagaagaggctGAAAGAGCAGCTTGATAGGTCTCGTGTGTTCAGGGTGATTGCTTCCCATGAAAATGTTTATGAGGTTAGGAATGATAAGTACTCCTATTCAGTGGACCTCTCTACTCGTACTTGTTCATGTGTGAAGTGGCAGATTAATTGCTTCCCATCTGCTCATGCACTTGCTGCTATACAAGGTGCAAGACTTGATGTGTATGATCTCATTGATCCTTATTTTACTGCTGAATACTATAGGATGTGTTATAGCTTTCCTATTGCACCTCTGAGTAACGTGGATGCCTCTTGTTCTTCCACTGAGGATTTTATACTACCTCCTGTTACAAAGAGGCCGGCTGGGAGGCCTAAATTAAAGAGGATAGCATCTGCTGGTGAGAAGAAGCTGATTCGATACGGTCGTTGTAATAAGATGGGCCATCATAACAAGAAGAGCTGTACGGAACCTTTGAACATGTTGCTGTAG